One region of Zootoca vivipara chromosome 7, rZooViv1.1, whole genome shotgun sequence genomic DNA includes:
- the LOC132592458 gene encoding uncharacterized protein K02A2.6-like, translating into MATDSSFLPFKPASGDWEGYAARFNFLLQAKEVTNDAMKRATFFSVCGEETFEIARALLAPRDVATVSYKTIMEQLKEHFSPQPSVVACRNAFYAKRQAPGETITGFVTSLRQAARLCNFSELENMLRDRLVGGLRDEMLQRRLYAKKDLTFQIALEEALATEAAERSTQEARPAPPSQPRVYHEDLTDESESDREEVHRVQRRTQAAHTPQQPRREGGNCASCGENHERRTCRFRNAECRQCRKLGHIARVCRARLTRRQASDDRPRSPRSHGTMHQGNSTEITDYQVFQLPHPSTEKIYIEVQIEGAPCRMELDTGSTLSIISARTLRELCPNGGPKLRPAPFTLRDFQKRKVPTMGVGTFRVQYRGRKQQLDLLVVKGPYVSLLGLAWFGPLGLAVTGVNRTSLQVDVDAICKEFPGVFDGALGRYTGPPIALQLDPAVRPIRHKARRVPFALKPRIDEELDRLVEQGVLEPVPNAPWETPIVTPVKPNGSVRICADYKCTINKALTAHAYPVPVVSHVLATLAGSKIFGKLDLAQAYQQLPVDEATAEAQTIVTHRGAFRVKRLQFGVSVAPGIFQNLMDSLLKGIPGVTPFFDDVLIAGPTPEEFEDRLRSVLHRFQTAGLKVKREKCLLGVPQVDFLGFKVDAEGVHPTGDKVRAICEAPAPKSKPELQSFLGLLNFYHAFLPHKAAVAEPLHRLLDKRAPWVWGQRQRAAFQAVKDLLVSNSVLAHFDERLPVVLACDASPYGIGAVLGHQLPDGREVPVAYFSQTLAAAERNYSQIDKEGLAIVKGVKKFHDFLYGRPFTIVTDHKPLLGLFAPEKQTPQVLSPRVLRWSIFLAGYQYALIHRPGKAMGHADALSRLPLPETGPDPAPAQEVMTLELLPDRPIQAQEVAHHSTKDRVISRVLDWVWRGWPSSSPGPEFAGYTNRKHELSAHKGCLLWGSRVVVPQPLRKRVLTALHETHPGVVRMKALARSYVWWPGIDREIEAWVQHCQTCQESRPDPPRAPVQPWESARHPWSRLHVDFAGPFQGKTFFIVVDSYTKWLEVALVPSTSTAAAIRVLRKLFATHGLPDTLVSDNGTAFTSEEFQTFTAQNAIRHIRSAPFHPATNGQAERMVRTTKDSLRRITQGDWEYRLAAFLLAQHSTPSTTTGRSPAELLMGRRLATRLDRLHPDRAQDEVVVGKGRNPRTFVAQDPVYAKNFGAGPAWVPATVTKVTGPVSYEVLTEGGQCWRRHCDQLRRRFPGGTREESGTEGSQGDSRAVRPVEREGWAGEAEAVGTEGRPEAGRTPEPESQPSGSVAPDQTAPAQPAASEHEPEPEPLTKEHPRPQRTRRRPADLGDYECNFPGRTGT; encoded by the coding sequence atggcaaccgacagcagcttcttgccattcaaaccagcatcaggagactgggaagggtacgccgcccgtttcaacttcctcctgcaagcgaaagaagtcaccaacgatgccatgaagagggcgacattcttcagcgtctgtggagaggagacgtttgaaatcgcccgggctctccttgcacctagagatgtcgctaccgtctcttacaaaacaataatggaacagctgaaggagcacttttcaccacagccctcggtggtagcttgccgaaatgccttctacgcaaagcggcaagccccaggggaaaccataactgggtttgtgacctccctccgccaagccgcccggttatgcaacttctcagagttggagaacatgcttcgtgaccgcctcgtcggtggcctgagggacgagatgttgcaacgacgcctctacgccaaaaaagacctcacgttccagattgctctggaggaagccctggcaaccgaagccgccgagaggtcaacgcaagaggcacgaccggccccgccatcccaaccgagggtctaccacgaagacctcaccgacgaatccgaatctgacagggaggaagtacaccgagtacagcggcgcactcaagcagcacacacaccacagcagcctcgacgagaaggagggaactgtgcaagctgcggggagaaccacgagaggaggacctgtcgtttccgcaacgcagagtgcaggcagtgcagaaaattgggacacatcgcccgggtgtgtcgggctcgactcacccgtcgacaagcatcagatgaccgacccaggagccccaggtcacacggcaccatgcaccaaggcaactcgacggagatcacggactaccaggtattccagttgccccatcccagcacagagaaaatttatatagaggtacagatagagggagccccatgccgcatggagctggacacgggttcaactctatccataatctcggcccgaacattaagggaactgtgccctaatgggggtcccaaactaaggccggccccattcaccctccgggacttccagaaacgtaaggtccctacaatgggggtggggaccttcagggtgcaatatcgagggcgaaagcaacaattggacttgctggtagttaagggcccctacgttagcttactgggactggcatggtttggacctctggggctagccgttaccggggtgaaccgcactagcttacaagtggacgtggacgccatatgcaaagagtttccaggggttttcgatggggcattgggacgatatacaggaccccccattgccctacagctagaccccgctgtacgacccatcaggcacaaggcccgccgggtcccgttcgccctgaaaccccgcatagacgaggaattggaccggctcgtggagcaaggagtgctggagccggtgcccaacgccccctgggaaactccaattgtcacacccgtcaagcctaacggttcggtccgcatctgtgcagactacaaatgcaccataaacaaggctctcacggcccatgcatacccagtgccagtggtcagccatgtcctcgccaccctggctgggtcaaaaatctttggcaaactggacttggcccaagcgtatcaacagttgcctgtggacgaagccacagcagaggctcagacgattgtgacgcacagaggggcattcagagtaaagcggctgcaatttggcgttagcgtggcaccaggcatattccagaatctaatggactctctccttaaagggattcctggcgtcacccccttcttcgatgatgtactgatcgccgggcccacaccagaggaatttgaggaccgcctccgctccgtcctgcaccgtttccagacggcgggcctcaaggtgaagcgggaaaagtgtttactgggagtgccgcaggtggactttctgggatttaaggtggacgcagaaggggtccatccaaccggtgacaaggtacgggccatttgtgaggccccagcgcccaagagcaagcccgaacttcagtcattcttgggactattgaacttttaccatgccttccttccccataaggcagcggtagcggagcccctacacagactcctagataaaagggccccttgggtgtggggccagcgacaaagggccgcattccaggcagtcaaggacttgctcgtctcgaactcggtcttggcacacttcgacgagaggctgccagtggtgctggcatgcgacgcctctccctatggcatcggcgctgtcctgggacaccaactcccggatggaagagaggtgccggtggcatacttctcccagacgcttgctgcagccgaacgaaactactcacagattgacaaggagggtctggcaatcgtgaagggcgtaaaaaaattccatgatttcttgtacgggcggccctttaccatagtgactgaccacaagccgttgcttggcctgtttgcccccgagaagcagaccccccaagtgttgtctccacgtgtcctcaggtggtcaattttccttgccggctaccagtatgcactaatccaccgccctgggaaggcgatgggccacgcagacgcactcagcaggctaccactaccagaaacaggccccgacccagcgcctgcgcaagaggttatgaccctggagctgcttcccgaccgacccattcaggcacaagaagttgcgcaccattccacaaaagatagggtcatctcccgggtcctggactgggtgtggcgaggatggcccagcagcagccccgggccagaattcgctggctacacaaaccgcaaacatgaactgtcggcccacaaggggtgcctgttatggggaagcagggttgttgttccccagcccctccgcaaaagggtcctcacagccctacacgagacacacccaggggtagtgaggatgaaggcccttgccaggagttatgtgtggtggccggggattgacagagagatagaggcctgggtccaacactgccagacctgccaagaatcccgcccggatcccccaagggccccagtccagccctgggagtccgcccgacatccatggtcacgcttgcatgtggacttcgctggccccttccagggaaaaacattcttcatagtggtggattcctacaccaaatggctggaggtcgcactggtaccgtccacttctacggcggcagccatccgggtactacgtaagctgtttgcaacccacgggctccctgacaccctcgtctcggacaatggaaccgcattcacgtcagaggagttccagaccttcacagcgcagaacgccatccgccacatccgctcagcaccattccaccctgccaccaatggccaagcggagcgcatggtgcggaccaccaaggacagcctccgccgcataacacaaggggactgggaataccgccttgccgcatttcttctagcacagcacagcaccccaagcacaacgacgggccggagcccagctgaactactcatgggccggcgccttgcaactagactggaccgacttcaccccgacagagctcaggatgaggtagtggtggggaaaggcaggaacccccggacatttgtggcccaggacccagtgtatgcaaagaattttggggcaggcccagcatgggtacccgccacagtcaccaaggtgaccggtcccgtgtcgtacgaggtactaacggaaggggggcaatgttggcgccgccactgcgaccagctacggcgacgattcccaggaggaacccgggaggagagcgggacagaggggtcccaaggggacagcagggcagtgaggcctgtagagcg